Proteins encoded together in one Lathyrus oleraceus cultivar Zhongwan6 chromosome 5, CAAS_Psat_ZW6_1.0, whole genome shotgun sequence window:
- the LOC127085724 gene encoding GDSL esterase/lipase At1g71691-like — MSISKVFWVISLISLQFSLANCYSTKGLVPALYVFGDSTVDAGNNNNLNTVAKANNFPYGIDFNNCSTGRFSNGKTFADLIAIKLGLPMPPPYIGVSTTERYQITSGMNYASGSCGILNSTRNGECLSLEKQVEYFTSTVMNDLPKNLQSKTKLRHYLSKSIFILSTGSNDYILNYFKQEMGKNKMINPEEFADYLIDQLGSNIKKIYDLGGRKFVIIGLGPIGCIPGFITKKPHTQECNEVINQVVNLFTNKLPRKLQELKLKAKLSGSLFTILDSFKLFRKIQNSPENFGLTNIWDSCVGEGGNPCENRKEYYFYDFAHSTEAVNEIFANKCFGGRHICFPMNIEKLVHAH, encoded by the exons ATGTCTATATCTAAAGTTTTTTGGGTTATATCCCTTATTAGTCTCCAATTTTCGTTGGCAAATTGTTATTCTACAAAGGGTCTTGTTCCAGCTTTGTATGTTTTTGGTGATTCAACTGTAGATGCTGGAAATAACAACAATTTGAATACTGTTGCTAAAGCTAATAATTTCCCATATGGCATAGATTTCAATAATTGCTCTACTGGAAGGTTTAGCAATGGCAAAACCTTTGCAGATCTTATTG CAATTAAATTAGGTTTACCAATGCCACCTCCATACATCGGTGTTTCAACAACCGAGAGATATCAAATAACGTCGGGTATGAACTATGCGTCAGGCTCATGTGGAATCTTGAATTCAACAAGAAAT GGAGAATGCTTGTCATTGGAGAAACAAGTTGAATATTTCACCTCAACAGTGATGAATGATCTTCCAAAAAACTTGCAAAGCAAAACAAAATTGAGACACTACTTATCAAAATCTATATTTATTTTATCAACTGGTTCCAACGATTACATTCTCAATTATTTTAAACAAGAAATGggaaaaaataaaatgattaatcCTGAAGAATTTGCAGATTACCTTATCGACCAACTTGGTTCAAATATAAAG AAAATTTATGATCTAGGTGGAAGAAAATTTGTTATAATTGGCCTTGGTCCAATTGGTTGTATCCCAGGTTTCATCACAAAAAAACCACATACTCAAGAATGCAATGAAGTTATTAATCAAGTAGTTAACCTCTTCACAAACAAGCTCCCAAGAAAACTTCAAGAGTTGAAATTGAAAGCCAAACTCTCAGGATCACTATTCACTATTTTGGATAGTTTTAAATTGTTCAGGAAAATACAAAACTCCCCTGAAAATTTTG GGTTGACAAATATTTGGGATTCATGTGTTGGAGAAGGAGGAAACCCTTGTGAAAATCGAAAGGAATATTATTTTTACGATTTTGCCCATAGCACTGAAGCTGTAAATGAAATATTTGCTAATAAGTGTTTTGGTGGAAGACATATATGTTTTCCTATGAATATTGAGAAATTAGTTCATGCGCATTAA